The Mobula birostris isolate sMobBir1 chromosome 1, sMobBir1.hap1, whole genome shotgun sequence genome contains a region encoding:
- the LOC140197289 gene encoding histone H2B type 1-K-like codes for MVNEPVKKKAAAPKNGDKKLSKRKPRRKESYSVYIYKVLKQVHPDTGISSKAMSIMNSFVNDVFERIATEASRLTQYNRRSTITSREVQTAVRLLLPGELAKHAVSEGTKAVTKYTSAK; via the exons ATGGTTAATGAGCCAGTGAAGAAGAAGGCAGCAGCTCCCAAAAATGGAGACAAGAAACTGTCAAAACGTAAGCCCCGGAGGAAGGAGAGTTACTCTGTCTACATCTACAAGGTGCTCAAACAG GTGCATCCTGACACTGGAATCTCCAGCAAGGCCATGAGCATCATGAACTCCTTCGTGAACGATGTATTTGAGCGGATTGCCACAGAGGCTTCGCGGCTAACTCAGTATAACCGGCGGAGCACCATCACCAGTCGGGAGGTGCAGACTGCAGTCCGGCTCCTGCTCCCTGGTGAACTGGCAAAGCATGCAGTATCAGAGGGCACGAAGGCGGTCACTAAATATACCAGTGCAAAGTAG